A single region of the Vicia villosa cultivar HV-30 ecotype Madison, WI linkage group LG4, Vvil1.0, whole genome shotgun sequence genome encodes:
- the LOC131599951 gene encoding LEC14B homolog isoform X2, with protein sequence MSSRLNKDTSDCMDDGSGSNESSDSGIYGEGTSYLVHEISQITKLRSSPNENLSRVVPGRMRRLPASTVRMLVGREGNYSGRGKFSAADGCHMLSRYLPTKGPWIVDRMGSRAYVSQFSDDGSLFIAGFQGSHIRIYDVDKDWKVKKDISARNLRWTITDTSLSPDRQYLVYASMSPIIHIVNAGSATTESVANVTEIHYGLNFASGNDGEEFGIFSIKFSTDGRELVAGTSDSSICVYDLGADKLSLRIPAHVSDVNTVCFADESGHLIYSGSDDSFCKVWDRRCFVSKEQPAGILTGHLEGITFINSRGDGRYLISNGKDQSTKLWDIRKMSSNTAMNLGLGDDEWDYRWMDYPRYARNLRHPQDQSLATYQGHSVLRTLVRCYFSPSYSTGQKYIYTGSSDASVYIYDLVSGEQVAKLDHHEAPVRDCSWHPIYPMLISSAWDGDIVRWEFPGNGEPPAPPPNRRSGGVRIRGLYYM encoded by the exons ATGAGTAGTCGTTTGAACAAAGATACAAGTGACTGTATGGATGATGGAAGTGGGAGTAATGAATCTAGTGACAGTGGAATCTATGGAGAAGGGACAAGTTATCTTGTTCATGAGATTTCACAGATCACAAAACTCAGGTCAAGTCCAAATGAGAATTTGAGTCGTGTTGTTCCCGGTAGGATGAGAAGATTACCTGCATCAACTGTGAGAATGTTGGTTGGTAGAGAAGGTAATTATTCTGGAAGAGGGAAGTTTTCGGCTGCCGACGGATGTCATATGTTAAGCCGCTATTTGCCTACCAAAGGTCCTTGGATTGTTGATCGGATGGGAAGTCGTGCTTATGTTTCACAGTTTTCGGATGATGGTTCTCTTTTTATAGCTGGATTTCAG GGAAGTCACATCAGGATCTATGATGTTGACAAGGACTGGAAAGTTAAGAAAGACATCTCTGCTAGAAACTTACGGTGGACAATTACTGATACATCTCTTTCACCTGATCGACAATATCTT GTTTATGCTAGTATGTCACCGATTATCCATATTGTCAATGCAGGATCGGCTACAACAGAGTCAGTAGCAAATGTGACC GAAATTCATTATGGATTAAATTTCGCTTCTGGTAATGATGGTGAAGAATTTGGTATTTTCTCTATCAAATTTTCAACGGATGGGCGAGAGCTAGTGGCCGGAACTAGTGATAGTTCAATATGTGTATATGATCTTGGAGCAGATAAGCTAAGCCTTAGAATTCCTGCTCACGtg TCTGATGTTAACACTGTATGCTTTGCCGATGAATCCGGTCATCTCATATATTCTGGAAGTGATGATAGTTTCTGCAAG GTGTGGGATAGGCGTTGCTTTGTCTCAAAAGAACAACCAGCTGGTATCTTAACGGGACATTTAGAAGGCATTACATTCATTAATAGTCGCGGAGATGGCCGCTATTTAATTTCTAACGGAAAAGATCAAAGTACCAAATTATGGGACATAAGGAAGATGTCTTCTAATACCGCCATGAA TCTTGGCCTTGGAGATGACGAGTGGGACTACCGATGGATGGACTATCCTAGATATGCACGAAATTTAAGACATCCCCAAGATCAGTCACTGGCAACATATCAAGGCCACTCAGTGTTGCGTACTCTAGTTCGCTGTTATTTCTCACCGTCATATAG CACCGGTCAAAAATACATTTACACCGGATCTAGTGACGCGTCTGTCTATATATATGACCTG GTGAGTGGAGAACAAGTTGCGAAACTTGATCATCACGAAGCACCTGTAAGAGATTGCAGTTGGCATCCAATCTATCCAATGCTGATAAGTTCAGCATGGGATGGTGACATTGTTAGGTGGGAGTTTCCTGGAAATGGTgaacctcctgctcctcctccaaATAGAAGATCAGGTGGAGTTCGTATTAGAGGATTGTATTATATGTAG
- the LOC131599951 gene encoding LEC14B homolog isoform X1 translates to MSSRLNKDTSDCMDDGSGSNESSDSGIYGEGTSYLVHEISQITKLRSSPNENLSRVVPGRMRRLPASTVRMLVGREGNYSGRGKFSAADGCHMLSRYLPTKGPWIVDRMGSRAYVSQFSDDGSLFIAGFQGSHIRIYDVDKDWKVKKDISARNLRWTITDTSLSPDRQYLVYASMSPIIHIVNAGSATTESVANVTEIHYGLNFASGNDGEEFGIFSIKFSTDGRELVAGTSDSSICVYDLGADKLSLRIPAHVSDVNTVCFADESGHLIYSGSDDSFCKVWDRRCFVSKEQPAGILTGHLEGITFINSRGDGRYLISNGKDQSTKLWDIRKMSSNTAMNSLGLGDDEWDYRWMDYPRYARNLRHPQDQSLATYQGHSVLRTLVRCYFSPSYSTGQKYIYTGSSDASVYIYDLVSGEQVAKLDHHEAPVRDCSWHPIYPMLISSAWDGDIVRWEFPGNGEPPAPPPNRRSGGVRIRGLYYM, encoded by the exons ATGAGTAGTCGTTTGAACAAAGATACAAGTGACTGTATGGATGATGGAAGTGGGAGTAATGAATCTAGTGACAGTGGAATCTATGGAGAAGGGACAAGTTATCTTGTTCATGAGATTTCACAGATCACAAAACTCAGGTCAAGTCCAAATGAGAATTTGAGTCGTGTTGTTCCCGGTAGGATGAGAAGATTACCTGCATCAACTGTGAGAATGTTGGTTGGTAGAGAAGGTAATTATTCTGGAAGAGGGAAGTTTTCGGCTGCCGACGGATGTCATATGTTAAGCCGCTATTTGCCTACCAAAGGTCCTTGGATTGTTGATCGGATGGGAAGTCGTGCTTATGTTTCACAGTTTTCGGATGATGGTTCTCTTTTTATAGCTGGATTTCAG GGAAGTCACATCAGGATCTATGATGTTGACAAGGACTGGAAAGTTAAGAAAGACATCTCTGCTAGAAACTTACGGTGGACAATTACTGATACATCTCTTTCACCTGATCGACAATATCTT GTTTATGCTAGTATGTCACCGATTATCCATATTGTCAATGCAGGATCGGCTACAACAGAGTCAGTAGCAAATGTGACC GAAATTCATTATGGATTAAATTTCGCTTCTGGTAATGATGGTGAAGAATTTGGTATTTTCTCTATCAAATTTTCAACGGATGGGCGAGAGCTAGTGGCCGGAACTAGTGATAGTTCAATATGTGTATATGATCTTGGAGCAGATAAGCTAAGCCTTAGAATTCCTGCTCACGtg TCTGATGTTAACACTGTATGCTTTGCCGATGAATCCGGTCATCTCATATATTCTGGAAGTGATGATAGTTTCTGCAAG GTGTGGGATAGGCGTTGCTTTGTCTCAAAAGAACAACCAGCTGGTATCTTAACGGGACATTTAGAAGGCATTACATTCATTAATAGTCGCGGAGATGGCCGCTATTTAATTTCTAACGGAAAAGATCAAAGTACCAAATTATGGGACATAAGGAAGATGTCTTCTAATACCGCCATGAA CAGTCTTGGCCTTGGAGATGACGAGTGGGACTACCGATGGATGGACTATCCTAGATATGCACGAAATTTAAGACATCCCCAAGATCAGTCACTGGCAACATATCAAGGCCACTCAGTGTTGCGTACTCTAGTTCGCTGTTATTTCTCACCGTCATATAG CACCGGTCAAAAATACATTTACACCGGATCTAGTGACGCGTCTGTCTATATATATGACCTG GTGAGTGGAGAACAAGTTGCGAAACTTGATCATCACGAAGCACCTGTAAGAGATTGCAGTTGGCATCCAATCTATCCAATGCTGATAAGTTCAGCATGGGATGGTGACATTGTTAGGTGGGAGTTTCCTGGAAATGGTgaacctcctgctcctcctccaaATAGAAGATCAGGTGGAGTTCGTATTAGAGGATTGTATTATATGTAG
- the LOC131598081 gene encoding ATP-dependent DNA helicase pfh1-like, producing MENILEKASVTESMFTAWFVANGKYEEARSLTYGQFVSKFVYEKKSRTWKPRKKGFTIGRLIWVPPTTGELFYLRLMLTVVKGPLTYEEIHKVGDTQFDTFRDACFAMGFLEDDREYIGAIREASEWGSDHFLRKLFVVMLLSNAVNRPAHVWNETWSLLSDGLLHQKRQLVHNTGVSLLNEWNWNFNYIDTTILVLTEEQLKNLTLTEIEKILQANRRSLTDFKPIPYPDGYVLQQLGNRLIYDERSYDVPTMRTQFTSLFNALTDEQRSIFEKIMASVRAQKGVVYFLHGYGGTGKTYMWRTLASALRSKHDICLAVATSGIASLLLPGGRTAHSKFKIHVPTMENSTCKIDYDDDVADLLRQTKLIIWDEAPMAHKHSFEALDRTLKDVMSTYSNSKEIFGGKVVVFGGDFRQILPIVPRGSRSDIVHSAINASYIWRSVEVLTLTQNMRLQSGPNEVEKKEIADFSKWLLQIGEGKLSEPNDGFADIQLPPELLITDYTDPIVAIVNSTYPDFSENYQSNDYLKSKAILASTLEVIDQINNHVLDLMPGLPNHLIRLKVGTPVMLMRNIDQLEGMCNGTGVMITKMGNHVIEAKIMAGKCCGNLVYIPRMDMSPSQSPWPFKLKRRQFAIIVSYAMTINKSQGQSLDTVRLYLPRDVFTHGQIYVALSRVTTKQGIEILVYDEIDKLKSTTTNIVYKEVFHNI from the exons ATggaaaatattttggaaaaagcaAGTGTAACGGAGTCTATGTTTACTGCTTGGTTTGTTGCTAACGGGAAATACGAGGAGGCAAGGTCACTGACATATGGTCAATTTGTGTCTAAATTTGTTTACGAGAAAAAGAGCAGAACATGGAAACCGCGGAAAAAGGGCTTCACCATTGGTCGTTTAATTTGGGTTCCCCCAACAACTGGAGAGTTGTTTTACTTGCGACTGATGTTGACGGTGGTTAAGGGACCCTTAACTTATGAAGAAATTCACAAAGTTGGTGACACGCAATTTGATACTTTTAGGGATGCCTGCTTTGCAATGGGATTCCTAGAAGATGACCGAGAATACATTGGGGCAATACGTGAGGCGAGTGAATGGGGTTCGGATCATTTTCTCCGTAAGCTTTTTGTAGTAATGCTTTTGTCCAACGCTGTTAATAGGCCTGCTCATGTTTGGAACGAGACATGGAGTCTACTATCTGATGGTCTGCTGCATCAGAAGAGACAGTTAGTTCATAATACAG GTGTTTCACTTCTCAACGAGTGGAACTGGAATTTTAATTATATAGATACAACAA TTTTGGTGCTCACAGAAGAGCAGTTGAAGAATTTGACATTAACGGAAATTGAAAAAATACTGCAAGCAAATCGAAGAAGCCTCACCGACTTTAAACCAATTCCATATCCTGATGGATACGTTCTACAACAATTAGGGAATAGGCTGATTTATGATGAACGGAGTTATGATGTGCCTACAATGAGAACCCAATTCACGTCACTTTTTAATGCTCTGACAG ATGAGCAAAGGtcaatatttgaaaaaattatggCGTCTGTTCGCGCTCAAAAGGGTGTTGTGTACTTCCTACATGGTTACGGTGGGACCGGTAAAACTTACATGTGGCGAACACTTGCAAGTGCATTGAGGTCCAAACATGATATATGTCTTGCCGTGGCAACGAGTGGAATAGCTTCTTTATTGTTGCCCGGTGGTAGAACTGCACATTCTAAATTCAAGATACATGTGCCAACAATGGAGAATTCAACATGCAAGATTGACTATGATGATGACGTTGCAGACCTTTTACGACAGACAAAGCTTATTATATGGGATGAAGCACCAATGGCACACAAACATTCTTTTGAAGCACTTGATCGAACTTTGAAGGACGTCATGTCTACGTACAGTAATTCGAAGGAAATCTTTGGTGGAAAGGTAGTTGTTTTCGGTGGTGATTTTAGACAGATTTTGCCCATTGTTCCTAGAGGGAGCCGTTCCGATATCGTGCATTCTGCCATAAATGCTTCTTACATATGGCGGTCAGTTGAAGTTTTAACTTTAACACAAAACATGCGACTCCAATCCGGGCCAAATGAAGTTGAAAAGAAGGAAATTGCCGACTTCTCAAAGTGGCTGTTGCAAATTGGTGAAGGCAAACTTTCTGAGCCAAATGATGGATTTGCCGACATTCAGCTGCCACCAGAACTTTTGATCACAGATTACACAGACCCAATCGTTGCCATCGTTAATAGTACTTATCCTGATTTTAGCGAAAATTACCAGTCTAACGACTACCTCAAAAGTAAGGCGATACTTGCTTCTACATtggaagttattgatcaaatcaACAATCACGTCCTTGATCTGATGCCAG GTTTACCTAACCACCTCATTAGGTTGAAGGTAGGAACACCTGTTATGCTTATGCGTAACATAGATCAGTTGGAGGGTATGTGTAACGGTACTGGGGTAATGATAACTAAGATGGGAAACCATGTCATCGAGGCGAAAATAATGGCGGGAAAGTGTTGTGGAAACTTGGTCTACATCCCTCGAATGGATATGTCTCCCTCGCAGTCTCCTTGGCCCTTCAAACTCAAACGGCGTCAATTTGCAATAATTGTCTCATATGCGATGACGATCAATAAATCTCAAGGACAATCTCTGGACACAGTAAGACTTTATTTGCCAAGAGACGTATTTACTCATGGCCAAATCTACGTGGCACTATCAAGGGTAACAACGAAGCAAGGAATCGAAATTTTAGTGTACGACGAAATCGATAAGTTAAAGTCTACTACTACAAATATTGTGTATAAAGAGGTTTTCCACAACATATAA
- the LOC131599952 gene encoding uncharacterized protein LOC131599952, translating to MRDTMIKVGITDPLEFPLDLDAMLDLDLALRVKWQPSWDSASVIMFFKDDEFVKQLKAPWADTQVGNSEPSVTPLPLQIKESVDEAKTDAADDCDVPTLFNFKNQSMYC from the exons ATGCGGGATACAATGATAAAG GTTGGTATCACAGATCCATTAGAATTCCCATTAGATCTTGATGCTATGTTGGACTTGGATCTTGCTTTGAGGGTTAAATGGCAGCCCAGTTGGGACAGCGCCTCAGTTATAATGTTCTTTAAAGATGATGAGTTTGTAAAACAATTGAAGGCTCCTTGGGCGGATACTCAG GTCGGGAATTCTGAACCATCTGTAACACCACTCCCACTGCAG ATTAAAGAAAGCGTCGATGAAGCCAAAACTGATGCTGCAGATGATTGTGACGTTCCAACGTTATTCAATTTCAAAAACCAAAGCATGTATTGTTAG